In one window of Ovis aries strain OAR_USU_Benz2616 breed Rambouillet chromosome 3, ARS-UI_Ramb_v3.0, whole genome shotgun sequence DNA:
- the LOC101119456 gene encoding protein SET, giving the protein MAPKHQSSLPPQAKKLKKARPTPASRPDEASSSSNLPKEEKEQQEAIEHIDEVQNEIDRLNEQASEEILKVEQKYNKLRQPFFQKRSELIAKIPDFWVTTFVNHPQVSALLGEEDEEALHYLTRVEVTEFEDIKSGYRIDFYFDENPYFENKILSKEFHLNESGDPSSKSTEIKWKSGKDLTKRSRQTQNKASRKRQHEEPESFFTWFTDHSDAGADELGEVIKDDIWPNPLQYYLDPDMDDEEGEGEEDDDGDEEEEGLEDIDEEGDEDEGEEDEDDDEGEEGEEDEGEDD; this is encoded by the coding sequence ATGGCCCCCAAACACCAGTCTTCCCTTCCACCCCAAgcgaagaaactgaagaaagccAGGCCGACTCCTGCCTCCAGGCCAGATGAGGCATCTTCTTCTTCAAACTTGccgaaggaagaaaaagaacagcaagaagcaaTTGAACATATTgatgaagtacaaaatgaaatagACAGACTTAATGAACAAGCCAGTGAGGAGATTTTGAAAGTAGAACAGAAATATAACAAACTCCGCCAACCATTTTTTCAGAAGAGGTCAGAATTGATCGCCAAAATCCCAGATTTTTGGGTAACAACATTTGTTAACCATCCACAAGTGTCTGCACTGCTTGGGGAGGAGGATGAAGAGGCGCTGCATTATTTGACAAGAGTTGAAGTGACAGAATTTGAAGACATTAAATCAGGTTAcagaatagatttttattttgatgaaaaccCTTACTTCGAAAATAAAATTCTCTCCAAAGAATTTCATCTGAATGAGAGTGGTGATCCATCTTCAAAGTCCACTGAAATCAAATGGAAATCTGGAAAGGATTTGACGAAACGATCACGTCAAACACAGAATAAAGCCAGCAGGAAGAGACAGCATGAGGAACCAGAAAGCTTCTTCACCTGGTTTACTGATCATTCTGATGCAGGTGCAGATGAGTTAGGAGAGGTCATCAAAGATGATATTTGGCCAAATCCATTACAGTACTACTTGGATCCTGACATGGATgatgaggaaggggaaggagaagaggatgacgacggtgatgaagaggaggaaggatTGGAAGACATTGATGAAGAAGGGGATGAGGATGAAGgtgaagaagatgaagatgatgatgagggggaggaaggagaggaagatgaAGGAGAAGATGACTAA